Proteins co-encoded in one Flavobacterium fluviale genomic window:
- a CDS encoding TonB-dependent receptor, producing MKHIISACFFLFSLCMSAQSVTITVDQNVTLKEFFKQIENQTDYKFAFTDQIDTGKKYFTQKNTFKQTTIEKLISELNKTASLQFSIAGNNIFVKQKAQSPKTTTKKKSRLKGQILDDEKQPVIGANVYITELQTGTVTDVNGKYSIEVPNGTYTVSISYVGFQNKERQININDDTTLNFNIESDSQQLGEVIVMNNKAVDVKTTQMSVNRLSMQEIKKIPVAMGEPDPLKSILTLPGVTNAGEASSGFNVRGGAADQNLILLDGAPVYADSHMFGFFSIFNADIVNGLDLYKGGIPSKFGGRVSSVLDVTQQTGDFENYKVNGGIGIISSRLLVQGPIQKEKSSFILSGRASYAHLFMKLADNKNSAMFYDLNAKFNYRFNPNNTLSFSGYLGNDLFDINERFSSTYGSTMGILSWKHKFSDRLNSNLSGFYSDYKFNLGLSTENFEWESSISSYGLKYAWNYQTSEKFKINYGIDGLYYNFNPGVVQPTSSDSQFNYKQLDKKYALETSAYIDFENQITEKLNFRYGLRYSSFYRLGGEEISTYENGQAVVFNPLYKIYEEGTPTGTISYKKGQAISTFNNFEPRAALSYAFNDETSVKASYNRMAQYIHILSNTQSPLPMSIWTPSGPFTKPQLLDQYAMGYFQNFKDGDYSFEGELFYKKVQNRIDYIDGADVLANNNIEQVILNGKARSYGLELLFRKNAGNFTGWVSYTLSRAEQKTVGRTPEEPGIANGDWYLSGYDKLHNLSIVGSYELNPKWSFNGNFTLQSGQPVTYANGYYEFGGINVPNYSLRNENRLPLFHHLDVAATYTPKPDKKKGWQSYWVFSLYNIYNRKNAASMSFTTNDDTGANETRRLSIFGIVPGISYNFKF from the coding sequence ATGAAGCATATAATTTCAGCATGCTTTTTTTTATTCAGCTTATGTATGTCCGCTCAAAGCGTTACGATAACTGTAGATCAAAATGTCACTTTAAAAGAATTCTTCAAGCAAATTGAAAATCAAACCGATTACAAATTTGCTTTTACAGATCAAATCGATACTGGGAAAAAATATTTTACTCAAAAAAATACTTTTAAGCAGACTACTATTGAAAAACTTATTTCAGAATTAAATAAAACTGCCTCTTTACAATTTTCTATAGCAGGCAATAATATTTTTGTGAAACAGAAAGCTCAAAGTCCTAAAACGACGACCAAAAAAAAAAGCAGGCTAAAAGGTCAGATTCTTGATGATGAAAAACAACCTGTTATTGGCGCCAACGTTTATATCACAGAATTACAGACTGGCACTGTAACAGATGTCAATGGAAAATACAGCATCGAAGTTCCGAATGGAACTTACACCGTTTCGATTAGTTATGTTGGTTTTCAGAATAAGGAAAGACAGATAAATATTAATGATGATACTACGCTAAATTTCAATATAGAATCGGACAGCCAGCAATTAGGTGAAGTAATTGTAATGAATAATAAAGCTGTTGATGTTAAAACCACTCAAATGAGTGTGAACAGACTTTCGATGCAGGAAATCAAAAAAATTCCTGTGGCAATGGGCGAACCAGATCCTTTAAAGTCGATCTTAACTTTGCCTGGAGTTACGAATGCCGGAGAAGCTTCTTCGGGTTTTAATGTACGCGGTGGTGCAGCCGATCAGAATTTGATACTTTTAGATGGAGCTCCTGTTTATGCTGATTCGCATATGTTTGGATTCTTCTCGATTTTTAATGCTGACATTGTTAATGGCTTAGATTTATATAAAGGCGGAATTCCATCGAAATTTGGAGGACGTGTTTCTTCTGTTTTAGATGTTACACAGCAAACGGGCGATTTTGAAAATTATAAAGTTAACGGAGGAATTGGAATTATTTCCAGCCGACTTTTGGTTCAAGGACCAATACAAAAAGAGAAAAGTTCGTTCATCCTTTCCGGACGTGCTTCGTATGCGCATTTGTTCATGAAACTGGCAGATAATAAAAACTCTGCCATGTTTTATGATTTGAATGCTAAATTCAATTACCGTTTTAACCCAAATAATACACTTTCTTTTTCTGGTTATTTAGGAAATGATTTATTCGACATCAATGAACGTTTTTCTAGTACTTACGGAAGTACAATGGGTATTTTAAGCTGGAAACATAAATTTTCTGATCGTTTAAACAGTAATCTTTCTGGTTTTTATAGTGACTATAAATTCAACTTAGGACTTTCTACAGAAAATTTCGAATGGGAAAGCAGCATCAGCAGTTACGGACTAAAATATGCTTGGAATTACCAAACATCAGAAAAATTTAAAATTAATTACGGAATTGATGGTTTGTACTATAACTTCAATCCGGGAGTTGTACAGCCAACAAGTTCAGATTCTCAGTTCAATTACAAACAGCTGGATAAAAAATATGCATTAGAAACTTCTGCTTATATCGATTTTGAAAATCAAATTACAGAAAAGCTGAATTTCCGTTACGGACTTCGTTACAGCTCATTTTATCGTTTAGGCGGCGAAGAAATCAGTACTTATGAAAATGGTCAGGCTGTAGTATTTAATCCGCTTTATAAAATTTATGAGGAAGGAACTCCAACGGGAACCATAAGTTACAAAAAAGGACAAGCCATAAGCACTTTTAATAATTTTGAACCAAGAGCTGCTTTGTCTTATGCTTTTAATGATGAAACTTCTGTAAAGGCAAGTTATAATAGAATGGCGCAGTACATTCATATTTTGTCCAATACACAGTCTCCCCTGCCTATGAGCATCTGGACTCCAAGCGGCCCTTTTACTAAACCTCAGCTTTTGGACCAGTATGCAATGGGTTATTTCCAAAATTTTAAAGACGGTGATTATTCTTTTGAAGGAGAATTATTCTATAAAAAAGTTCAAAACCGTATCGATTATATAGACGGAGCCGATGTTTTAGCCAACAATAATATCGAACAAGTAATCCTGAACGGTAAAGCCAGATCTTACGGACTGGAATTGTTATTTAGAAAAAACGCTGGTAATTTCACCGGATGGGTTTCTTATACTTTATCAAGAGCAGAACAAAAAACCGTTGGAAGAACGCCTGAAGAACCAGGAATCGCAAATGGTGATTGGTATTTATCTGGATATGACAAACTTCATAATTTAAGCATTGTAGGAAGTTACGAACTGAATCCGAAATGGTCTTTTAATGGTAATTTCACTTTACAGTCGGGTCAGCCGGTTACTTATGCCAATGGATATTATGAATTTGGCGGCATCAATGTTCCTAATTATTCTTTAAGAAACGAAAACAGATTACCTCTTTTCCACCACTTGGATGTTGCTGCAACTTACACTCCAAAACCAGACAAAAAGAAAGGATGGCAAAGCTATTGGGTATTCAGCCTTTACAATATTTACAACAGAAAAAATGCTGCTTCTATGAGTTTTACAACTAATGACGATACAGGAGCAAATGAAACCAGAAGACTTTCGATCTTCGGAATTGTACCTGGAATTTCTTATAATTTTAAATTTTAA
- a CDS encoding DUF4249 domain-containing protein: protein MNRLKKYSAINKALALLTLFLALSFTSCEDVVNLDLETGETRLVIDAEIIWKKGTAGNEQTIKISKTAPYYNDTTPKVSGAQVRVENSNGDVFTFTESEAGVYKCNNFVPVIDMDYKLFVEAEGQSFTATEKLTSVTPITKVEQAIVPDFGGEDVIELTFYYTDPADQVNFYLTDYQSEFLIFPEYEITNDEFYNGNQISTRFSDEDMKSGNTVKITHRGVSKNFFNYMKLILEASNSNPFSVPPGNIRGNIINSNNANNYAMGYFRLCEADQVDYLVK from the coding sequence ATGAACAGATTAAAAAAATATAGTGCAATAAACAAAGCGCTGGCATTACTAACACTTTTTCTGGCTTTGTCTTTTACTTCTTGTGAAGATGTTGTAAACCTTGATTTGGAAACTGGCGAAACAAGATTGGTAATTGATGCTGAAATTATCTGGAAAAAAGGAACTGCAGGAAACGAGCAAACTATAAAAATCAGTAAAACAGCTCCTTATTACAACGATACAACACCAAAAGTTTCGGGAGCGCAGGTGCGTGTTGAAAATAGTAATGGCGACGTTTTTACTTTTACTGAATCTGAAGCGGGGGTTTACAAATGCAATAATTTTGTTCCAGTAATCGATATGGATTATAAATTATTTGTTGAAGCCGAAGGACAAAGTTTTACAGCAACCGAAAAACTAACTTCTGTAACGCCAATTACGAAAGTGGAACAAGCCATTGTTCCAGATTTTGGCGGGGAAGATGTAATCGAACTGACTTTTTATTATACTGATCCCGCAGATCAAGTTAATTTTTATTTAACCGATTATCAAAGTGAGTTTCTAATTTTTCCAGAATACGAAATTACAAATGATGAATTTTATAATGGAAATCAAATCAGTACAAGATTTTCTGATGAAGATATGAAGTCAGGAAATACGGTAAAAATTACACATAGAGGTGTTTCTAAAAACTTTTTCAATTATATGAAATTAATTTTAGAAGCTTCAAATTCAAATCCGTTTTCTGTTCCTCCTGGAAACATTCGCGGGAATATAATCAATAGCAACAATGCTAATAATTATGCAATGGGGTATTTTAGACTTTGCGAAGCTGATCAGGTTGATTATTTGGTGAAGTAA